The genomic DNA GCTTCATTGTAACCCTGTATTTCAGTTATCAACAAAGTGACCACACACAAGGCAGTTGACTCATTTCAGTCTTACAGTGTAGCAACCTTGAAGCGCTTCAAAACACTTTTAGAAAAAGGGCCAAAATGGACTGagctcccagtgtccccaggagGAGATTCCGCCATCcgccaaaaggaaagaaattgccGAGAGGTATAAATGACTTGTCAAAAGCTAAATCTGATGCCAAAGCTTTAGGAATAAGAAAACAGTTCTGTGTCCACTGCTGTCAGCTGAGCTGTATGCACTTTTCAAAGGGTAGAACTTGCACAATGTAGCACTTCTAATGTACCCTTTTATCTTCTAAGATCAGAGAACTTTCATCTCTACAAAAGCATTTATAGATTAAAAAACTCACAACAATCATCTGCATCTATCTCAATAGCACTGTAAGGTTCTAgcatgtttacaaaaaaaaaatcagtaaaatgttACATATAGATATTCAACCTCTACATTAAAATTGCATTTAGCCAGAACTCTGTTCTAGGTGTCCAACTATAGCTACCTTAATGCAGAAATCACCAGCCCTGCACATTGCTTGTGTGACCCTCCAACATGGCTTCCTGTGGCTGCAAGAAGTGTTTTCCACCATAATGCCGTTTGACCAGGAGGTAAAGGGACAGCAATGTTTTTGTAGGCTGTATAACATTGGGAACTGACATTTTAATATGACTTAAAATTAAAGGTGGCTACAATTGAAGATCTAGAAATTGTGTTGATAAAATTAATCAGTTAGTCTCTGCAGTTCTTAACTGTTGCTCTGTGGATACTGGATATTTATCTAATTTGTCGTGTCTCGTTCTACTTAAAGGTATCACTTTGTTAGTCTAGTAGGGCAATATGTGTTTATGCAGAATATTGCTGTGGCTAGTTTGGCTTTTTATTCCACTAACcaagatacctgctttttccacGTTTAAACTTTTCAACTGCAAGAGGAAGATCATCTGTGGAACTTGGGTAATTTCCAGATAAAGCATACCAAGTGGTTTTAACAAGGGACAAATCTCTagctatttgcttaaaaataaaaaataaaagaaacctaCACGCACCTCCCCCCAAATACCCTTCATCCTGGACTTGTCCAGCACTAAATACTATGTTGAAGTGCATATCAAACAAACGTTTgaaaaaggtaaaatttaaatGAGTAATACGGgcaaaaaataatagtaatatcgGTAAATGGTAATATGGTTTCTTTTCATCTGAAATAATAATGACAAAAGTACACAAATTGAGCGGTGTGTTATCCAGAAATGGCTAAAACAAATCAACGTGATCTAGAAGCAATAATACATACATAGATGAAAGATCAAcccatgaaataatttttatattcaaaTCTATTactagaatgaaaacaaaatccacatAGCAATGAAGGGAATATATCAAAACAACTTAAGCAGATTTCTCAGGGTGGTTTAAAGTATtaacagtcaggaaaaaaaatggttagtgtcaatgaaattaaaatactgttccttctaaagaaacaaatttaaattattaACAAAACATCAATAGTATGATGGGATGGCTCAAAGTGCATGTGGAAGAGGGTGGCAGTACAAGACTTGCTCTTTATACATTCTCTTCTTAGCACAATAACTTTTGCAACAGATCATCTCTTTTCCCAAATGGGATTTTCACTCACTCCTAGCTGTGGTGAAGATCTGTAAAACTGACATTTTTTGTAAACTGTCTTGCAATATGCAAGGtagcacactttaaaaaaatatattatatttcagTAATTCCCCACTACTCCAGAAGGAGATTTGTGACTAAGGGATGGGAAGTGACATAGACTTTTTAAACACTTTTGCCCCTTTTGTGGGCCCTGGGTAAGGGGGTGGTGGCACATCAGGTTGTCCACCTGCAGTAACTGCTTGCTCATAAGTTGGTAGTCCTGAATCATCAGTTCTGTGAGGAAGTGGATTTAAAGAAAACTCTTCATTTCTTCTGAAGACGATAGATGAGTTATGTCTTCTATTTCGTACGTAATCCAAGTACCTAAACAAAGTTCACAGCATTATAAGTGGCAGCTTCTGttttaataaaggaaagaaagaatatacaatctgagctgtaaaataaaaaaatccccaaacttgcTTTGAATGATCATAAAAACTATGAGCCAAATACTCTCTCCAGACCACAGGGTAAGAACAGTTCAGTAATGGAAAACTTatagggaagaaaaagcacagaatCCTCTTGTATTTCTTTCCGATTTAGAATGAAGGGAGCAAGCAGGACTAGAGAATTGCTAGAGCAGCATTTCTCCCAACCTTCATTTTACGTCTAAAGAAGACCACATGCCATGAAGGCATACACCTTACTTTTAAGAGCAAGCAAAATGCACTACACTTTCCACTGCAGGCCTCAACCCATTAAAGGGATTCCactttttagtgaaaatattttggagCCCAGAAGATACAAATGAGAAGGTTATGTCAGCCACACAAGTGCTGTTTTATGTTTTTGTGGGATTAAGTAACTTCAGCATAACTACTGCTAGTGCTGACGTAACTTTGCCTCCAGAAAAGGCAGAACTAGAACTCCCATTGGCTGCACCGAGAACACATTAAGACCAACCCATGGTGATTTTTAAACTCTTTAGCAACCAAGCTTTGGGgttctatgttttgttttgttttttaatagtgaaATTCCTTACCCTGGTGGTTGCCTTGATTTGCATCTACTTTTGCAGCAGTAGAAAATAAGCAGTCCAATTATGACTAACATTACTCCAGCAGCAACTAGACCGATGAGAAGTCCTGTAACGTTAATCTTTTGTAGCGTATCATCATCTGAAGATAAAAGATTGATTATTTTCAGACGAATAACAACATGGTGTTCTCTCCCTTTATATACTTGATGGTATACAGTATACACTGTGAAATACTAACTTTGCTGTGCTTATATATAAGGTAGTTCCTTTCTGTAGATGTCTAGGCTGCAGTGACAAGCCGTTGTGTCTGTGCAATACAACCCAAGTGTACCATTCACATTCAGCTTAAAGCATAGGTGAGCAGACATTCCCCTTTTATGTACATCTAACTGTTGAGATGTCTTTCCTTGCATGCCTTCTGAATGCTACTTCATGTACTTGTGTCTGTGGCCAGGTTGTAAATCCTTCCTCAAGTCATACTGACCttctttttataaaacatttgGCACAAGAAGACCCTGCACCTGATTCAGAATGTTATACCAATagtacaaaaaaataaataaataaaagttagaaACAAAACCCATGGAAAGCAGCCACAGAGTTACTGCAAAGCTGACATACTGTATGATAGAACAAAGTAGTGGACAACTACATACATATTTCACATGTGCACTAAGAACAGATCCTCCATAATGAAGACACTTCAGTGATTCATTTTAGTGTGTTAGCTAATGCAATATACTTGCAAGGTTCACTATGAATTCCAGTGAAAAGATTAAATATGGTTTTGCTGACTGAATGCATGGTGCTATGTTTAAAAATGTGCTATGATAACAAACACAAGATGCAGCAGtgtaagaaaagaataagaagagaataaaaagatGACTTACCTATTTTTGTTTTAGGGCCTTTACTTGAATAGTCTTTCCAAAAATCCATCTATAAAAATACAAAGGATCAGATTTATGAGAGATACATAGCTCTCAggtttattaataatttttttaatatggtaCCTGCAGGCAAAATTTAACCGTGGCACAGATAGGAGCAATTCTCACTGATGGATTTGTACTTATTTATCATTGGTTGTTTTCCTCATACATTCAAGTTTGtgtaaaaaaattataatttcacagaaacaaagaagaaCATGCCAGTGAGCGAAAGAAAAAAACTCAACGCATTTAACTGTTCAATATTACATTATATAGAGAGAGCAGTTACTGTATATTATGGCACCAAAAAATGCTCACAATTAATCTTTGGAATTCCCTACGGAAGAGTATTAATGAGGAAAACAGTCATGTAATTAAGAACCATATATTTGCACGAACAGTATCTGAATTCACATCAACTAGGAAAAATAATAGgatttatttaagagaaaaactTTTATGTTGCATGATTGTTGAGCATTAAATGCATTTAGCTGTAATCTTCACTTTTGCTATCCAGCAAAAGACTCCAGGAAGATTTTGACATAAGTTTCCTAGTTTTCCTAGGAAAATGCTAGCAATTGCAAAACCACTGCTGTTTCCAGCTTCAAAATAGGTGTGTATTCCTTGCTCTTTCTGCCAGTGCAGAACATACCTAGGGTCATGAAGAGATTAGTGCTGCAGGCAGCAAGAGCCATTTTTCAGCCAACCATCGTCGTGTTCCACTACTGGGACTAAAagatttcctgtgttttttttcctctctctttcatacCAGACTTCTTCCATCCATAAAGAGGTAGCAATTTAGAAGATGATGCCACAGGAACACCCAGCAACAGCTGAGCTGTAGATTTACTACTACGTACTGCTGTCTTCTAAAGCACTTATTTGGCTTGACACAGGCACAAGATCAGCCAGTTAATAAGCAGGACAAAGGGAATACATTGAACCTGCATGTTGAGAAGTTTCTAATAAGTTATCAAGAAAAATACTGAGATTCTGAAAATGCATGTGGATGTATTCGTAAGTGGTGCTTTTGGAGTTAGGTTTATATTTATGATCGCCTAATTGCAGCCCTTATCTAAAGTCTTTAAGAGTACTGTATCTAGCATGGTAACACCAGCTATTTGGGGCCTCTACTTTTACTCTAAAATAAACATCTTGGTTTAAGTGCTGTTTTCTGAAGGGGTGCAGTATTTAAATACAGTAATCATTTATTCAATAACCTTCAGTATACTAAACTCAGTTTGAACAATTACCGTTTTATCAGGGTCTTCAAAAATTTCTCTTGCTTCTTCATAATTGCACAGCTCTTCAAAGCATTCCCTTTCCAGGTTATCTGGTGTGAATGCTTCAAAATCAAATCTGTTATTCAGAAGATGTCTTCCAATGAATAAATTAGCCTCCTTTTCTGATGTgaacactaagaaaaaaatcaagttgatATAAAACAAGTTAGGAAAGCTAAATTTGGTGTTTTTAAAGAATGGTTAATATCCCAAAGGAGTGTATTATAAAGTCCACTTCTTCCCCTAGCACCTCTCAGCCACGTACAGTATAAGGAAACGTCAGGCTCTCCTCCTAAAATGTCTTTGCTGCTAGCTGTTCTTTCTAACTATGCAATACAAAATAgacatattttcctttctcataaaGCATTTCATCTATTTCTTATACTGGCCAAGAGAATTTGGTTCTCATGACAGTTGTTGGGAGTTCAAGTTTTGGTATTATCCCTTCTGGCATGTGAGCATCACTTTTTTGCTAGAGCTCTTAAGAACAAAGTAACTGTCACATAAAACAGAAATCCAATCAAATCCAGACAAAGGAAGacctgttggaaaaaaaaaaaaaaaaaacctgttctttgTAAAGAATCCTCAGTATACATTCCTTTCACATATTCTGGTGTTTGTGAGTTCCAAATGTTGTTTACAGAATTTGGGTTTAAAATTATGACAGGGGAGTCccattcattttgcatttgttctccTTCTTTCACAGTTGTGATGATGTCTAATGACTGAAGGAAGTTTTACATAAAGCTTGGCATATTGCCATATTTATTTAAGTTAGCCCATGATAGGAATGTAACTGACAGTAGACACTGCTGAAgacatttaattcttttcttcttttatgcttATTACAAAGTCCATAAAGAGCATGGAGTAAGTTGTAAGACAAGATTTCAGAAGGTTAGTGAAATTACAGAAGACTTTAGAATACAGGAATGCATCCTCACCAGGCATTTTCCATAGTCAAGTTTTAGCCTGTTCTTGCTACAGCTTTTTGTGAAGAAGTCATCTTTATATgatagaactagttttctggctTGGTTTTCAGTGAAGGTCTAATCTGTACTCCAAGAAATTCAGACTATTTGGTTAAGCAAGATGACTAGAGGATTATTTCTGCAAGTGTAATGCAGAAACAGCATTGTTACATGCCAAGCcagacagccaaaaaaaaaagagatgagagtAAGAATGAAGTTATTCAACTACAATTTAGTTCTGTGCTCTTGTTAGCTTGTTTGTCTAGATCATCACATCATTCAGGAATTTTTACCCTAGTAGTTACTGTTAGAGAGCAAAACATTTTGAGATGCCACTGCAAAACCTAAAAACTCTTAGGAAAACTGCAGTGTAACTTGTATATTGGTTGTTTAGGCCTTTAATATGGTAGAATACTCAAAGGAGCCACACGTATGCACACGTTTGTGTAAGAGGGGAAATCTGTTATTCTAAAGCAATTAGAAGAAAATCTAAGCTTCAAATATTTGTGCTGTATCTAAGAGTAACTAGAGAGAAAGACTTCATCCAAAATATGTGAGTGGAAAAGCAAGAGCTGCGTAGAGAGAAGTATTATCAATATCTTTGTTCAATACAAATCACATCAGAGTTAACTTCAGTCTTCTGAAACAAATCTTTAGTAGTGCTTCGTTTGTTACCATTTAAGTAGTATTAGCTGtacttctgtattaaaaatatttaacctA from Struthio camelus isolate bStrCam1 chromosome 5, bStrCam1.hap1, whole genome shotgun sequence includes the following:
- the PRRG4 gene encoding transmembrane gamma-carboxyglutamic acid protein 4, with the translated sequence MFVFLVLLGQLHVMVFAFPHCTGRLNNLKHEWKEVFTSEKEANLFIGRHLLNNRFDFEAFTPDNLERECFEELCNYEEAREIFEDPDKTMDFWKDYSSKGPKTKIDDDTLQKINVTGLLIGLVAAGVMLVIIGLLIFYCCKSRCKSRQPPGYLDYVRNRRHNSSIVFRRNEEFSLNPLPHRTDDSGLPTYEQAVTAGGQPDVPPPPYPGPTKGAKVFKKSMSLPIP